The following is a genomic window from Rhizobium sp. NRK18.
ATGATCGCTGCGATCAGCACGATCCCCGGCACGGCGGCCGGTGTCGAATGAAGGAAATGCTGCAGTTTCTGCAGCGGGGTATGGTGCTTGAATGAGGCGACGTTCTTGTCGCTTTTCTCGAGTTCCCGTTCGAACTCCTGCATCGTGGCCATGGCGTCAATCCTCCCGAGCCGTCCGGATTTGTTTCCGGTTATTGAAAAGGGCGGCCGGAACCGCCCTTCCCTGTCCAGACTGATCCTAAATCAGTCCTTCATCAACCCCAGCACTTCTCCAGGCCGTCCTTGACGCTGATCGACTGAACGCCGTCAGCCGGCTTGTCGGTCACCAGGTTCACGCCCGTGTCGAAGAAGTTCTTGCCTTCGGTTGCCTGCGGCTTGGTGCCGTCCTTGGCGAAGGCGGCGATCGCCTCGATACCCTTGGATGCCATCAGCAGCGGATACTGCTGCGAGGTCGCGCCGATCTGGCCTTCCTCGACAGCCTTGACGCCCGGGCAACCGCCGTCGACCGAGACGATCAGGACGTCGTTTTCCTTGCCGACAGCCTTGAGGGCCTGGTAGGCGCCGACGGCAGCCGGCTCGTTGATGGTGTGGATGACGTTGATGTCCGGATCCTTCTGGAGAAGGTTTTCCATGGCCGTGCGGCCGCCTTCTTCGTTGCCGTTGGTCACGTCATGGCCGACGATGCGCGGATCGTCTTCGTCGCCGATCTTGTTCGGGTCCTTGGGATCGATACCGAAGCCCATCATGAAGCCCTGGTCGCGCAGGACGTCAACCGTCGGCTGCGACGGGGTCAGGTCGAGGAAGCCAACCTTGGCGTCCTTTGCCTTGTCGCCCATCGTTGCCTTGGCCCATGCGCCGATCAGCTTGCCGGCTTCCAGGTTGTCGGTGGCAAAGGTCATGTCGGCAGCGTCGATCGGGTCGAGCGGCGTGTCGAGTGCGATGACCAGAAGGCCGGCGTCGCGGGCCTTCTTGACCGAGGGAACGATGCCCTTGGTGTCGGATGCGGTGATCAGGATACCCTTGGCGCCGTCGGCGATGCAGGACTCGATTGCGGCAACCTGGCTTTCGGAATCGCCGTCGATCTTGCCTGCGTAGGTCTTCAGGTCAACGCCGAGTTCCTTGGCCTTTTCGGTCGCGCCTTCCTTCATCTTGACGAAGAAGGGGTTGGTGTCCGTCTTGGTGATCAGGCATGCCGATACACCGGCAGCGCTTGCCGGCGCTGCGAATACGACACCGAGTGCCAGCGCGCCGAGCGCGGATGCCACGAGAGACTTTTTCATTCTATCCTCCCAGAGTTCAAATTATGCCGGTGCCCGCGCTTGCTTGTTGATGCGGACCCGGAAACCTCACTTTGCGAAAGCATCCAGCTCCTCGGGACTGCCTTCACAACGGCGCCATTAATCACCTCGCCATTCGCATCTGTCAATAATTAATTCCAGTTGATTTAGTATTTTTTTGTGGCATGGTGCTCGTCAAATAACAGAACTGGCCACAACGGGCGGTTTGGGGAATTGAAGCTGAAGGAATTGGAGGCTACAGCTTCTTTGAAACCCACCGAGACAACCGTAACGAGAGAACCGTTGTTCGCGGCCAGCGCGGGAGGATACGAGGTTATGTCGACGCACAGCGGCTCTGGCGCCACGCCACCACCGCAGGCGGTGCTCGATCCGGGTGGAGGATCGAACCAGGAGCGCGTCCGCGCCTACAACGAACGGCTGGTGCTGTCGCTGATCCGGCGGCATGGCAGCCTGTCGAAGGCCGACATCACGCGTCGCACCGGCCTGTCGGCGCAAACCGTATCCGTCATCATCCGCGCTCTGGAAAAGGACGGCCTGCTCGGCCGCGGCGAGCCCGTGCGCGGCCGCATCGGACAACCTTCGGTGCCGATGTTCCTCAATCCGGACGCCGTCTTCTCCTTCGGCGTAAAGATCGGGCGACGCAGCGCCGACCTGATCCTGATGGATTTCGTCGGCAGGATCCGCACGAGACTGCATCACACCTATGCCTTCCCGACGCCCGAGCAGATCATCGACTTCGTCGTCGAGGGGATTACCGCGCTCGAAACCGGTCTCGAGCCGCTGCAGCGGCGGCGCATCGCCGGTCTCGGCATCGCCGCCCCCTTCGAACTCTGGAACTGGGCCGAGCAGGTCGGGGCACCACCCAACGCGATGGATGTCTGGCGCGACTTCGACCTTCGCGCCGAGATTGCCGCCAGAACCCGCCATCCCGTCTTCCTGCAGAACGATGCGACCAGCGCCTGCGGCGCGGAACTGGTGTTCGGCGCCGGCGCCGGCTATCCGGATTTCGTCTATTTCTATGTCGGCTCGTTCATCGGCGGCGGCGTGGTGCTGAACTCGTCGATCTTTACCGGCAGGTCCGGCACCGCCGGTGCGCTCGGCTCCATGCCGGTGCGAAACGCCGCCGGCGAAACGCGGCAGCTGCTCGAAATCGCCTCGATCTTTGTGCTCGAAAACATGCTGCGCAAACGCAATGTCGATCCGCAGCCGCTCTGGTATTCGGCCGACGACTGGATAGATTTCGGCGAACCGACGGAACTCTGGATCCAGGACAGCGCAAAGGCACTTGCCCAGGCGATCGTCGCATCCGCATCCGTCATCGACTTTTCGGCGGCGATCATCGACGGCGGTTTCCCGGCCTGGATTCGCGCCAGGCTGACCGACGCCACCCGCCACGAGGTCGGCAAGCTCGACCTGCAGGGCGTGCTCATCCCGGACATCGTCGAAGGCTCCGTCGGCGCGCAGGCGCGCGCCATCGGCGGCGCCAGCCTGCCGATCTTTTCACGCTACCTCATCGACCAATCGGTTCTCTTCAAGGATATCGACAGTGCTCAAGTCGCTTGACCCCCTGCTCAGCCCGGACCTTCTCTACACGCTGAGGGCCATGGGCCACGGCGACGAGATTGCCCTTGTCGACGGCAATTATCCCGGCCAGGAACATGCCAGACGCCTGATCCGCATGGACGGACACGGCATCGTGCCGGTGCTCGACGCGATCCTCAGCGTGCTGCCGATCGACGATTTCGTCCCGGCCGCCCTCTTCCGTGCCACAGTCAAAGGCGACCTTAACCTCGTGGACCCGGTACATGAGGAGATGATCGCCTGCTGCGCCCGCCACGAGCCGGACCGCAAGGTGGTGCCGCTCGCCGGAGACGAGTTCTACAACCGCGTGCGCGCGGCCCACACGATCGTGCAGACCTCCGAGCCGCGCCTCTACGGCAACATCATCCTGCGCAAGGGCGTGATCTACCCGGCCTGAGCAATCAGGCCGACTTCATCCGCAGCGCGTCCGTCACGTCTTCCTCCGGCCGCATCGTGCCGCGTTCGCGCAGCGCCGCATGCCAGGAGAGCGCTTCCTCGATCAGATGCGGCGTCTGGCCGCCGCGCGCAAGCGCCCGCTGGTAATAGTCCGACAAGAGGTCGCGATAGGACGGGTGCACGCAGTTGGCGATGATCTTCTCCGCCCGCTCACGAGGCGCAAGACCGCGCAGGTCGGCCAGCCCGCATTCGGTGATCAGCACATCGACGTCATGCTCGGTATGGTCGACGTGGCTCACCATCGGCACGACCGAGGAAATGGCGCCCTTCCTGGCGATCGACTTGGTGACGAAGATCGACATGTAGCTGTTGCGGGCAAAATCACCCGAACCGCCGATCCCGTTCATCATGTGCGTGCCGCCGACATGGGTCGAATTGACGTTGCCGTAGATGTCGAACTCCAGCGCCGTGTTGATGGCGATAATGCCGAGACGGCGGACGACCTCCGGATGGTTGCTGATCTCCTGGGGCCTCAGCACCAGCCGGTCCTTGTAGGCATCGAGATTGGGCATCACGCGCGCGTTCATCTCTTCCGACAGCGTCATCGACGAGCCCGAGGCAAACAAGAGCTTGCCGCAATCGAAGAGCTCGAAGGTCGAATCCTGCAGCACCTCCGAATACATGGTGAGATCGCGAAACGGCGAATCGATGAAACCGTGCAGCACCGCATTGGCGATGGTGCCGATGCCGGCCTGCAGCGGCTGCAGCCGTTCGGTCAACCTTCCGACAGCGACCTCGCCTTCGAGGAAGCGCATCAAATGGGCCGCGATCGCCTTCGTGTCGTCATCCGGCGGCAGGACGGGCGAGAAACTGTCGTGCTTGTGGGTGACGACGATGGCCGCGATCTTTTCCGGCGGAATGGGAATGTAGGGCGTGCCGATGCGGTCGCCGGGCTCGATCAACGGGATCGGCAGGCGGCGTGGCCGATGGGTGGGAATGTAGATGTCGTGCAGGCCTTCCAGTGCCGGATTGGCGTCAAGGTTGACCTCGACGATGACCTTGTCGGCCAGGATCGCGAAGCTTGCGGAATTGCCGACCGATGTCGTCGGCACGATGCCGCCCTCGCGGGTGATGGCGACCGCCTCGACGATGGCGATATCGACCGGCGGGATCTGGCGGGTGCGCAGCTGTTCGACGGTTTCCGACAGATGCTGGTCGATGAACATCACCTCGCCGGCATTAATCGCCTTGCGCAGGCCGGCATCCGACTGGAACGGCAGGCGGCGCGCCAGCACATGGCGGCTGGCAAGCGTGCTGTCGAGATCATGGCCCAGCGAGGCGCCGGTCATCAGCGTGATGCGGATTTCCTCGCGGCCGGCGCGTTCGGCAAGCGCCAGCGGCACCGCCATCGCCTCGCCGGCGCGGGTAAAGCCGCTCATGCCGACGGTCATGCCGTCGCGGATCAAACCGGCGGCCTGTTCGGGACTGACGATTCTGTCGAAAAGTTCGGGGCAACGAATGTGGCTCGAATACATGGGCAATATTCCATTGGTTGAAATCCTGCCCAGACTAGCGGAACGCTTCCAGCGCCGATCTGACATATGTCAAACCTGCCGAGTGAAAGTCCCGTTCAGCGCGGACAGGCCGTACCATCCGGCCTGTCCGAAGCGTGGCCTTGTCAGCCTCACGCGTGCATGGCTTCCTTTGGCCAGCCGCGGACCATCAGGTCGCGAATGGCCGAGGTAACGGCCTCCGGCGAATCGAACCGCTGCTCATCCAGCGGATGCACATGAAACTTGACGGCAATGAATTTCAGTCTGTTGCCTTCCGGCACGACAATTCCGACGGGCTCGCCGCCGTATTCGATAACAGCTTTTTGCATAATGATTTCCTCTATGCGTCTGCGGCCCATTCAAGGGCAATTTTGTCCGGCGTTTTATACGAGCCGGTATCGCATTCGGCCTGAGTGACAGGCGGAGGAACGGGGATAAAACTCTCCCCTGACTGAGACTTTTACTGAGGCGATGCTGTCCTTCTTCAACATGTCATACCCTCATTGGATGTTTCCCGCTTACGGGACAGAATTCACCATGCATCGATGGCGGGAGCATGACGCGATTGGGCCGTCATTCAAAATGACATGCCGAAATCGGAATGCGCGCCGGCACGCTTTCTCCAAAGGCGTTGATTTCCAAAGGATCTCGGGCCGATTCAATGTGAGTTAAATTTTTGTAATGTGACTACCGGCGCGGCATGAGGCGGTGCTTCGTTAACGACCCGGCCGCGATACCGGCAAATTGATGACAAGGCGACGCCGTTTCTCAAAATTTTGGAAGCGCCGTTTGGCGGCGTCTATCGACCCGCTCGGCAGGTCGGATCAGTCCGGGCTGCCGTCACCTGCCGGCGGATAGGCATGCTGACCGCCGAGGCGATCCTGCACATCGAACGTGTTCGCTCCGGTCCGGCGAACCGGCGAATTGGTCAGCGGAACCTTGCCGAAACCGCCCGGAATGTCGAGCACATAGGCCGGCATGCAGAGCCCGGACACCCTTGCCCGCAAGGCCTCGACAATCGCCCGGCCCTCCTCGATGCGGACGCGGAAATGCGCCGTGCCCGGCGCCAGGTCCGGATGATGCAGGTAGTAGGGCTTGATGCCGGTCTCGACGAAACCGCGCATCAGATCCGCAAGCACCGCCGCATCGGCATTGACGCCCTCAAGCAGCACCGTCTGGCTCACCATCGAGATGCCGGCATCGATCAGCCGCCTGCAGGCGGCGCGCGCCTTTGGCGTCAGTTCGCGGACGTGGTTTGCGTGGAGGGCGACGACGACGGTCTTGCCGCCAGCCTTCAGCGCGTCGATCAGGTCGGCATCGATCCGCTCCGGGTCCACCGCGGGGACGCGGGTGTGAAAACGGACGATCTTCACGTGCTCGATCCCGGCGAGCATGGCCATGATATCGGCCAGCCTGCGCGGCGACATGACGAGCGGATCGCCGCCGGTCAGGATAACCTCCCAGATTTCCGGTCGGGACCGGATATAGTCGATGGCCGCGGCAAGCGCCGGCTGATCGAGCATGCCGGCGCCTTCCGGGCCGACCACTTCGCGGCGAAAGCAGAAGCGGCAGTAGACCGGGCAGACATGCACGGCCTTCAGAAGCACGCGATCGGGATAGCGGTGGACGATGCCCTCGACGGGCGAATGGGGGCCATCGCCGATCGGATCGGCCCGTTCCTCAGGTGCACTCAGGAGTTCCGAGGCATCGGGGAGGAATTGCCGGGCGATCGGATCGTTCGGGTCCGTCGGATCGATGAGCGCCGCAATATCGGGGGAGACCGCAACCGCATAGCGCGCGGCAACCGCCTCGGCCTCCTGCTGCCTGTCAAGCGGCAGAAGGCCGGCGGCAACCAGTGCGCCGGCCGTCTTCAATGGTGCCCCCACGCGATCCTCAGCCCTTGGCTTCCTTCAGTTCCAGCAGATCCAGGCCATCCCAGTCCTCGAACGGATCCTTGTCGTGATCCTCCGCCGTTTCTTCCACCCTGGTCGATTCGGCCTTTTCGGCTTCCTCGGATTTTTCCTCGGCGAATTCCGGCTCGAGAACGAGCGCGGCCAGAATTTCGGCCTCCATGGCATCGGAGAGGTCGACATCCGCGTCGATCTCCTCCTCGCTCGGCTCGTCCTCGGCCTGATCTGCCGCGTCCAGCATCTCGGCCTCATCCGCCACTGGCGGATCCATGTCGGGCTGGATGACGTCTTCGGGCTCGAGATCGGAA
Proteins encoded in this region:
- a CDS encoding sugar ABC transporter substrate-binding protein, translating into MKKSLVASALGALALGVVFAAPASAAGVSACLITKTDTNPFFVKMKEGATEKAKELGVDLKTYAGKIDGDSESQVAAIESCIADGAKGILITASDTKGIVPSVKKARDAGLLVIALDTPLDPIDAADMTFATDNLEAGKLIGAWAKATMGDKAKDAKVGFLDLTPSQPTVDVLRDQGFMMGFGIDPKDPNKIGDEDDPRIVGHDVTNGNEEGGRTAMENLLQKDPDINVIHTINEPAAVGAYQALKAVGKENDVLIVSVDGGCPGVKAVEEGQIGATSQQYPLLMASKGIEAIAAFAKDGTKPQATEGKNFFDTGVNLVTDKPADGVQSISVKDGLEKCWG
- a CDS encoding ROK family transcriptional regulator, whose protein sequence is MSTHSGSGATPPPQAVLDPGGGSNQERVRAYNERLVLSLIRRHGSLSKADITRRTGLSAQTVSVIIRALEKDGLLGRGEPVRGRIGQPSVPMFLNPDAVFSFGVKIGRRSADLILMDFVGRIRTRLHHTYAFPTPEQIIDFVVEGITALETGLEPLQRRRIAGLGIAAPFELWNWAEQVGAPPNAMDVWRDFDLRAEIAARTRHPVFLQNDATSACGAELVFGAGAGYPDFVYFYVGSFIGGGVVLNSSIFTGRSGTAGALGSMPVRNAAGETRQLLEIASIFVLENMLRKRNVDPQPLWYSADDWIDFGEPTELWIQDSAKALAQAIVASASVIDFSAAIIDGGFPAWIRARLTDATRHEVGKLDLQGVLIPDIVEGSVGAQARAIGGASLPIFSRYLIDQSVLFKDIDSAQVA
- a CDS encoding RbsD/FucU family protein, which translates into the protein MLKSLDPLLSPDLLYTLRAMGHGDEIALVDGNYPGQEHARRLIRMDGHGIVPVLDAILSVLPIDDFVPAALFRATVKGDLNLVDPVHEEMIACCARHEPDRKVVPLAGDEFYNRVRAAHTIVQTSEPRLYGNIILRKGVIYPA
- a CDS encoding acetyl-CoA hydrolase/transferase family protein, with the translated sequence MYSSHIRCPELFDRIVSPEQAAGLIRDGMTVGMSGFTRAGEAMAVPLALAERAGREEIRITLMTGASLGHDLDSTLASRHVLARRLPFQSDAGLRKAINAGEVMFIDQHLSETVEQLRTRQIPPVDIAIVEAVAITREGGIVPTTSVGNSASFAILADKVIVEVNLDANPALEGLHDIYIPTHRPRRLPIPLIEPGDRIGTPYIPIPPEKIAAIVVTHKHDSFSPVLPPDDDTKAIAAHLMRFLEGEVAVGRLTERLQPLQAGIGTIANAVLHGFIDSPFRDLTMYSEVLQDSTFELFDCGKLLFASGSSMTLSEEMNARVMPNLDAYKDRLVLRPQEISNHPEVVRRLGIIAINTALEFDIYGNVNSTHVGGTHMMNGIGGSGDFARNSYMSIFVTKSIARKGAISSVVPMVSHVDHTEHDVDVLITECGLADLRGLAPRERAEKIIANCVHPSYRDLLSDYYQRALARGGQTPHLIEEALSWHAALRERGTMRPEEDVTDALRMKSA
- a CDS encoding lysine-2,3-aminomutase-like protein yields the protein MGAPLKTAGALVAAGLLPLDRQQEAEAVAARYAVAVSPDIAALIDPTDPNDPIARQFLPDASELLSAPEERADPIGDGPHSPVEGIVHRYPDRVLLKAVHVCPVYCRFCFRREVVGPEGAGMLDQPALAAAIDYIRSRPEIWEVILTGGDPLVMSPRRLADIMAMLAGIEHVKIVRFHTRVPAVDPERIDADLIDALKAGGKTVVVALHANHVRELTPKARAACRRLIDAGISMVSQTVLLEGVNADAAVLADLMRGFVETGIKPYYLHHPDLAPGTAHFRVRIEEGRAIVEALRARVSGLCMPAYVLDIPGGFGKVPLTNSPVRRTGANTFDVQDRLGGQHAYPPAGDGSPD